TGACAACCTCCAGATCTTCTCATTTTCTGTACCACACTATCTATTTACTTGGCAGATGATCCTAGTGGTTGTTGGGGTTTTTCAGCTCGCTACTGGTAACCAACGTGGCGGCATCTTACTCATTACAATTGGACTAGTGCTGTGGCTACCTGATTATTTTGACATCAGTTTTAGACAATATTGGCCTGTGATTCTCATTGCGCTAGGACTCAGTTTTTTTTTCAAAAGTCGAACCGGAAAAATATATAAGGAGAACACAGACAGCATCGATCACCTCGCAATACTCGGAGGGACAAACCAATCCGTCCAAAGCAAGCATTTCGCAGGGGGTAAAATCACCACAATCTTTGGTGGGGTAGAACTGGATCTAAGACAGTCCTCTCTTGAAGACGGCAAAGCCATCCTTGATTCCTTTACCACCTTTGGGTCCGTCAAGCTATTCATCCCCAACGACTGGGTAGTCAACTACGAAGCGACTACTGTATTTGGGGGCTTCAAAGACAAACGTATCCACAAACCTACCGAATACTTTGGTAATGTACTCACGGTCAAAGGGTTGGTACTCTTTGGAGGAATCGAATTGATCGGCTGATCAATCCAAGTGGTTGATCACGGTCTTGATCGGCAAAACCAAACTCCACATTCCCACTACCGTATCTGGGACACAATGGCTGTAGACAGAGTCCTCCCTAGCGAAAGGGACGGTATACAGTGCATATTTGTCATCCATCATCTGTATCGAGGGTTGACTCTGCACAGCATTTTCTTGGTTGTACTGATACGCTTCCAAAAGGTCTTTTTCTTGCTTGGAGGTAAAATCCCCTTGTTCAAAACCCAATACTATCTGCCCCTCCATCTCTGTGGCTAATCTTGCTATCGTCTGATCAGCATGCGCCACAGCATCGGCACAATCGATCTGTCCGCTACGGTATGCTTCGTCGATTTGGGCATACGTCTGCGCACCATATTGCTCCGCCGCGATGATGATTTCAGCATGATTGAGTTGTCTGATTTCTTGGGTTTTAATGATCTCATTGACATTTGTCTTTTGCTTCCCTTCGAAAGCCGAACAAGAGGTCAATAAAAAACAAAGAGCTACGATTCGATTCATACGGCAAATTTAAGTATTGAAAAGCTAACGAACCCGTATAGACCTCACTTCCTCCGAATTAATACGGATTTTCAAGCACCCATTTTATTTCCATCAGAATAGTCACTATTTTAGAAGCTATGTATGCGAGCTCAGAGATAGAGGAGACCAACCCTAATATACTTGGAAGAGACTAC
The DNA window shown above is from Reichenbachiella sp. 5M10 and carries:
- a CDS encoding LiaI-LiaF-like domain-containing protein; the protein is MNHSNRRASLGIMLVVIGILFLLDNLQIFSFSVPHYLFTWQMILVVVGVFQLATGNQRGGILLITIGLVLWLPDYFDISFRQYWPVILIALGLSFFFKSRTGKIYKENTDSIDHLAILGGTNQSVQSKHFAGGKITTIFGGVELDLRQSSLEDGKAILDSFTTFGSVKLFIPNDWVVNYEATTVFGGFKDKRIHKPTEYFGNVLTVKGLVLFGGIELIG